One Cynocephalus volans isolate mCynVol1 chromosome 7, mCynVol1.pri, whole genome shotgun sequence genomic region harbors:
- the SERP2 gene encoding stress-associated endoplasmic reticulum protein 2 isoform X1: MVAKQRIRMANEKHSKNITQRGNVAKTLRPQEEKYPVGPWLLALFVFVVCGSGQAELAMFAGQPHKHGLSWRLPELSRNCDTKGSHT; the protein is encoded by the exons ATGGTGGCCAAACAGCGGATCCGGATGGCTAACGAGAAGCACAGCAAAAACATCACCCAGAGGGGGAACGTCGCCAAAACCCTG AGGCCGCAAGAAGAGAAATATCCTGTAGGACCATGGCTGTTGgcactgtttgtttttgttgtctgtgGCTCAG GACAGGCTGAACTCGCCATGTTTGCAGGTCAACCGCATAAACACGGCCTTTCCTGGAGACTGCCAGAACTTTCTCGAAACTGTGACACCAAAGGGAGTCACACCTGA
- the SERP2 gene encoding stress-associated endoplasmic reticulum protein 2 isoform X2: MVAKQRIRMANEKHSKNITQRGNVAKTLRPQEEKYPVGPWLLALFVFVVCGSAIFQIIQSIRMGM; encoded by the exons ATGGTGGCCAAACAGCGGATCCGGATGGCTAACGAGAAGCACAGCAAAAACATCACCCAGAGGGGGAACGTCGCCAAAACCCTG AGGCCGCAAGAAGAGAAATATCCTGTAGGACCATGGCTGTTGgcactgtttgtttttgttgtctgtgGCTCAG CCATCTTTCAGATCATTCAGAGCATCAGGATGGGCATGTGA